In the Streptomyces sp. NBC_00193 genome, TTCGACGAGGGCGTACGGCGGGCCACCCGGACCCGGACCGGCCTGCCCGAGCGGGCCTTCGTGGTCGGCGGCGTCGGCCGGCTCGTGCCGGGCAAGCGCTTCGACGTCCTGGTCCGGGCGGTCGCGGCGCTGCCCGGCGCGCACCTGCTGCTCGCCGGGGACGGGCCGGAGCGGGCGGCCCTGCGCCGGCTCGCCGCCGAGCTGGGGGCGCAGAGCCGGATCCACCTGCTGGGGGAGCGGGACCCGCTGGGCGACAGCACGGACGGGCGGACCCCCGGGATCCCGGCGCTGCTCGCGGCGATGGACGTGTTCGTGTCCCCCTCGCGCGAGGAGGCCTTCGGGCTGGCGGTGATCGAGGCGCTGGCGGCGGGCCTGCCGGTGCTGCACGTCACCTGCCCGGCGATCGACGACCTGCCCGCGGCGCAGGCGCCGGGGGCGCGGCGGATCGGCACCGGCACGGAGGAGCTCGTCGCGGCCCTGCGGGGGCACATGGAGGCCGGCGCCAAGCGGCTGCCGCCGCCCGGGGTGGTGCGGCGCTACGACATCGCCCGGAGCGCGGGGCAGCTGCTGCACGTGTACGACCACGCGATGGCCGGCTCGCCGGCCGGGGCACGGGGGGTGGTGGCGCTGCCCGGTCCCGGCCGGGGGCCTCGGGCCGTTGACCCGGCGGGTCCGGGTGCGGCGCCGTTGCCGGGGGCCGGCCCCCGGACCCCTGCTCCTCAAACGCCGGAGGGGCTGAGTTTGGCCCGGGAGGGGCTGGATGTGCCTCCGGCGGGGCTGAGTTCGCCCGCCGCCGGTGGCGACATCGGCTGAGCCGACCCCGCAGGGGACCGCACCGGGCCCCGAAGCAAGCACCCGTCCACCAGGAAAGAGGTACGCACATGGCGGACAACGCCGACCAGAAGAAGTCCACCCACCGGCGCCGGGTACGGCTGCTGCCGCCCCCCGCGTGGTGGCCGCTGCCCGCCGCCGCGCTGCTGGGGCTCGCCGCGGGCGGGGCGTACGGGGTGCTCAAGGCGCCCGAGTACGCCGCCACCAGCTACGTCGTCGCGGTCCCCGACGACACCACCGAGCCGGCCACCGCCCTCGGCTTCGCCCAGGCCTACGCCCGCATCGCCACCAGCAGTTCGACCCTCGCGTACGCCCAGCCCCGCGCGGGCATCAGCGTGCAGAAGCTGCGGACCCAGGTCCGCGCCGAGACCTCCCCCGAGTCCCCGATGATCGCCATCACCGGGACCGCGAGGAGCGCGAGCGAAGCCGCCGACATCGCCAACGCGGTCGCCGACGCCCTGTCGCTGAGCAGCAACCAGGCCGCCAAGAACACCGGCGTGCAGCTGCTCCTCTTCAACCAGGCCGTCGCGCCCAGCGACCCCGCCTCCGCGTCCCCCACCCTCAGCGGGGCCGTCGGCCTGTGCGCCGGCGGGCTGCTGGGCGGACTGTGGCTGCTGGCCCGGCCCACCGGTGCCAGGCGGCGCGGCGAGGGTCCCGCCGCGGAGAGCGTCACGGAGACCACCGCGGAGACCGTCGAGGAGTACGCCTCGCTGCCCGCGCAGGGCGAGCCCGCCGCGGCCAAGGAGAAGGAGTCGGTGCGATGACCACCGGCTCCGCCGGGGCCCTGTCGGTGACGCTGTGCCGCGATCCCCGGCAGTTCGCCGCGCTGGAGGAGCCGTGGAACCGGCTCGTCCGCGGCTGTCCCACCGCCACTCCGTTCCAGAGCCACGCCTGGCTGCACTCCTGGTGGCTGTCCTACGGCAAGGACGGCCGGCTCCGCATCGTCCTGGTGCGGCGCGGGGAGGAGCTGGTCGGCGCGGCCGCGCTGATGCTCGTACACCGGCCGCTGCCGCTGCTCGTGCCGCTCGGCGGGGGCATCACCGACTACTTCGACGTGCTGGTGGCCGCGGACCACGCCGACCAGGTCGTCCCGGCCCTGGCCAACGGTCTGCACCGGGCAGCCCGGGGCGCCGTCGTCGACCTGCGCGAGGTGCGGCCCGGAGCCGCCGCCGAGGCGGTGTTCGCGGCCTGGCCCGGGATCGGCAGCAAGCTCACCGACTCCACCTGCATGGAGCTGCCGGCCATGCCCTTCGACGAGCTGGTCAAGCGGATGCCGGCCTCCGGCGCCCAGCGGGTGCGGGCCAAGCTCCGCAAGACCGACGCGGCGGGGATCGAGGAGCACGAGGTCACCGAGCAGGAAGTGCCGCGAGCGGTACGGACCTTGCTGCGGCTGCACGAGAAGCAGTGGCGCGGCCGCGGGGTGACCCCCGAACACCTCAAGCCCCGCTTCGCCGAACACCTGACCCGGGCCACGCGGCGGATGGTGCGCGCCGGGGAGGGGCGGCTGGCCGAGTTCCGGCTCGACGGGAAGGTGGTGGCCGCCAACCTCACCCTGCTCTCGGGCTCGCTCAGCGGCGGGTACCTCTACGGCGCCGACCCCGACCTG is a window encoding:
- a CDS encoding glycosyltransferase, with the protein product MSPRKVLHVITGLGVGGAEQQLRLLLRHMPMRCDVLTLTNPGPVAEGLRADGVRVVHLGMRGNRDLGAVPKLATFIRRGRYDLVHTHLYRACVYGRLAARLAGVRVSVATEHSLGAAEMEGRPLSGGVRALYLASERLGAATVAVSDTVAARLEAWGVPAGRVHVVPNGIEAVRFRFDEGVRRATRTRTGLPERAFVVGGVGRLVPGKRFDVLVRAVAALPGAHLLLAGDGPERAALRRLAAELGAQSRIHLLGERDPLGDSTDGRTPGIPALLAAMDVFVSPSREEAFGLAVIEALAAGLPVLHVTCPAIDDLPAAQAPGARRIGTGTEELVAALRGHMEAGAKRLPPPGVVRRYDIARSAGQLLHVYDHAMAGSPAGARGVVALPGPGRGPRAVDPAGPGAAPLPGAGPRTPAPQTPEGLSLAREGLDVPPAGLSSPAAGGDIG
- a CDS encoding lipopolysaccharide biosynthesis protein encodes the protein MADNADQKKSTHRRRVRLLPPPAWWPLPAAALLGLAAGGAYGVLKAPEYAATSYVVAVPDDTTEPATALGFAQAYARIATSSSTLAYAQPRAGISVQKLRTQVRAETSPESPMIAITGTARSASEAADIANAVADALSLSSNQAAKNTGVQLLLFNQAVAPSDPASASPTLSGAVGLCAGGLLGGLWLLARPTGARRRGEGPAAESVTETTAETVEEYASLPAQGEPAAAKEKESVR
- a CDS encoding GNAT family N-acetyltransferase; the encoded protein is MTTGSAGALSVTLCRDPRQFAALEEPWNRLVRGCPTATPFQSHAWLHSWWLSYGKDGRLRIVLVRRGEELVGAAALMLVHRPLPLLVPLGGGITDYFDVLVAADHADQVVPALANGLHRAARGAVVDLREVRPGAAAEAVFAAWPGIGSKLTDSTCMELPAMPFDELVKRMPASGAQRVRAKLRKTDAAGIEEHEVTEQEVPRAVRTLLRLHEKQWRGRGVTPEHLKPRFAEHLTRATRRMVRAGEGRLAEFRLDGKVVAANLTLLSGSLSGGYLYGADPDLRDRKVDVATLLLRYETTRALAEGRPVVSFLRGSEPYKNHWRPRTVVNQRFLLATTALAPLLRLHESQVTGRERAVDVLREALPAARDWRARLNELRVR